The Roseovarius sp. EL26 genome window below encodes:
- a CDS encoding Hint domain-containing protein, translating to MPDPYFSELKYLGGASLDFIEVAVDAGTDISDLEITIYFSDGTIRSTNTLVGITPTTIAGKDVYVIDTSSSGTFNGLALSNAVSLSDSSDGTVFSFVSFTDTAAAVTATEGPANGLTSTEIGGAGSGSSLESTDGSSYTLQTNPTPGSVPCFTSGTMIAVPGGTQEIGQLTHGDVVLTKDRALQPIRWIGRRKYTAEQLDSNPKLRPVRIMAGALGQGLPERDVLVSRQHRMLLQSKIAKRMFGKFEVLIPAIKLTELPGIFVDEIVQSVEYIHLLFDQHEIIYAEGTPTESLFTGPEALKSISPEACQEILSIFPEVKKLDYRPKSARFIPSGKGQKQLIARHLKNCRPCISQKNKCSQMF from the coding sequence ATGCCTGACCCATACTTTTCAGAGCTGAAATATTTAGGCGGTGCGTCTCTGGATTTCATAGAAGTGGCCGTCGACGCCGGTACCGACATATCCGATCTCGAAATTACCATCTATTTTTCTGATGGAACTATTCGCTCCACGAACACGCTCGTCGGTATCACGCCTACGACAATCGCCGGAAAAGACGTATATGTCATCGATACATCTTCTTCTGGAACCTTCAATGGTCTCGCCCTTTCCAACGCGGTATCTCTTTCAGACAGCAGTGACGGGACCGTGTTTTCGTTCGTATCATTTACCGATACTGCCGCTGCCGTAACTGCTACCGAAGGCCCGGCTAATGGTCTGACGTCGACAGAAATCGGCGGCGCCGGAAGTGGCTCGTCACTAGAATCCACAGATGGTTCCTCCTACACGCTTCAGACTAACCCAACGCCGGGATCGGTACCTTGCTTCACAAGTGGAACTATGATTGCCGTACCTGGCGGAACTCAGGAAATCGGCCAACTGACACACGGTGACGTTGTCTTGACGAAAGACAGGGCACTCCAGCCAATCCGCTGGATTGGGCGACGCAAATACACAGCAGAACAGCTGGATAGCAACCCAAAGCTTCGACCTGTCCGGATCATGGCAGGAGCTTTAGGACAAGGGCTTCCAGAACGTGATGTGCTGGTTTCACGCCAACATCGCATGTTGCTCCAATCCAAAATCGCAAAGCGCATGTTCGGCAAGTTTGAAGTTCTAATTCCAGCAATAAAACTAACGGAACTGCCTGGTATTTTCGTGGACGAAATTGTCCAAAGCGTCGAGTACATTCACCTACTCTTTGACCAACATGAAATCATCTATGCCGAAGGAACCCCAACCGAAAGCTTGTTCACCGGCCCGGAAGCATTGAAATCAATCAGCCCGGAAGCCTGTCAGGAAATTCTCTCCATCTTCCCTGAAGTTAAAAAGCTGGACTACCGACCCAAATCGGCCCGGTTCATCCCGTCTGGGAAAGGCCAAAAACAGCTCATCGCTAGGCATTTGAAGAACTGCAGGCCCTGCATAAGCCAGAAAAACAAGTGTTCACAAATGTTCTGA